From a region of the Argiope bruennichi chromosome 8, qqArgBrue1.1, whole genome shotgun sequence genome:
- the LOC129981126 gene encoding ferrochelatase, mitochondrial-like, with protein MGKQIWNQQTLNIANNLTNNVLRMKTGIGILSLLKGYEKCDTRHYSDARKIKTGILMMNMGGPSSLTEVEDFLTRLFTDKDIMTLPMQSKLGPMIAKRRTPNIIQKYSEIGGGSPILKWTNKQGELMTSLLDKISPTTAPHKHYVGFRYANPLTEDSIAQMEKDGVEHAVAFSQYPQYSCSTSGSSFNALYRYYLNKEIPMKWSFIDRWPTHPKLLECFADLITKELKTIPEEDRNDVILLFTAHALPMKAVNAGDPYPAEVAATVLGVMQKLNFSHSYRLVWQSKVGPVAWLSPQTDDAIKGYVEKGKKNLMLIPISFVNEHIETLHELDIEYGEELAKKLGVKNFRRVPAPNDHPAFIEALADIMKTHLSKDEVCNPQLLLRCPLCTKVTCHITKGWLSTLKQKKH; from the exons ATGGGAAAGCAAATTTGGAATCAGCAGACCTTGAACATAgctaataatttaacaaataatg TTCTTCGAATGAAAACTGGCATTGGAATCTTAAGCCTTCTTAAAGGATATGAAAAGTGTGACACTAGACATTATAGTGACGCTAG AAAGATAAAGACAGGCATACTGATGATGAATATGGGGGGTCCTAGCTCCTTAACAGAAGTAGAAGACTTTTTAACTAGGCTGTTTACAGACAAAGATATTATGACTCTACCTATGCAAag taaactAGGTCCCATGATTGCAAAAAGACGGACACCTAACATAATCCAAAAGTATAGTGAAATTGGTGGTGGTTCACCAATTCTTAAGTGGACTAACAAGCAAGGAGAATTGATGACAAGTCTTCTGGACAAAATTAGTCCTACAACTg CACCACACAAACATTATGTTGGCTTCCGCTATGCAAACCCACTTACTGAAGACAGCATTGCACAGATGGAAAA GGATGGAGTAGAGCATGCTGTGGCCTTTTCTCAATATCCTCAATACAGCTGCAGCACTTCTGGAAGTAGCTTTAATGCTCTCTATcggtattatttaaataaagaaatcccCATGAAATGGAGTTTCATTGATCGTTGGCCAACACATCCGAAACTGTTAGAG TGCTTTGCTGATCTCATTACCAAAGAGTTGAAAACAATTCCAGAAGAAGACAGAAATGATGTTATTCTCTTATTTACTGCACATGCATTGCCAATGAAG GCTGTTAATGCAGGTGATCCTTATCCTGCTGAAGTAGCTGCCACTGTCTTAGGTGTTATGCAGAAACTCAATTTCAGTCACTCATACAGATTGGTTTGGCAATCAAAA gTAGGGCCTGTTGCATGGTTAAGTCCTCAGACAGATGATGCCATTAAAGGTTATgttgaaaaaggaaagaaaaatctcATGCTAATCCCTATATCTTTTGTAAATGAACATATAGAAACTCTTCATGAGTTAGACATTGAATATGGGGAAGAATTAGCTAAAAAA TTGGGTGTCAAGAATTTTCGAAGAGTTCCGGCTCCAAATGATCATCCTGCTTTCATAGAg gcCTTAGCAGATATTATGAAAACTCATCTAAGCAAGGATGAAGTGTGCAATCCTCAATTACTTCTGAGATGTCCTCTTTGTACAAAAGTTACTTGTCATATAACCAAGGGATGGCTATCTACACTGAaacagaaaaaacattaa